Within the Gracilinema caldarium DSM 7334 genome, the region CACATTGGGAAAATATTCTACCAGCATGTCGCTGATCATCCGGCCCAGCATCGTAGGCACCAGCTGTTTATTGGAACGGCTCACATAATACCGTTCCAGGAGAACCGAAATAATCGGAGCATAGGTTGATGGACGGCCAATGCCCTTTTCTTCCAGGGTTTTTACTATCGTTGCATCGGTGTAGCGGCTGGGGCCCTGGGTAAAATGCTGCTCCGGGTAAAATTTAACAATTTCCAGCTGTTCGCCGATACTTACCTCCGGCAAGGAGGTATCCTTTTCTTCCTTACTGGTCAGAACTTTAATGACCCGGTAGAATCCCTTTTCTATCAATTTGGAACCGGAAATCCTGAAAATTCCATCACCGCAGGCTATATCCAGACTAATGGTTTTTGAACGGGCAGGATTCATCTGACTGGAAACAAAACGTTCCCAAATGATGGTATAGAGCTTCAGCTGGTCCCTGGTTAAATATTCTTTCACCGCATCGGGGGTATAGGTCACATAGGTTGGCCGGATGGCTTCATGGGCATCCTGGGCTTTTTTTTCAACCGAATAGGAAATTGCCTCCTGGGGGAGATCCTTGGGATAATGCTCAGCAATCCAGTTACGAACATCGGTTAATGCCGCCTGGGAAATACGAACCGAGTCGGTACGCATATAGGTGATTAAACCAACCCGGCTTGAGCCAATATTTACCCCTTCGTATAACTGCTGGGCAATCTGCATGGTTTTCTTGCTGGTAAAGCCCAGCCGATTGGCCGCTGCCTGCTGCAATTTTGAAGTGGTAAATGGTGGTTTTGGCCGGATTGTTTTTTCACTCTCTTTCCGGTCTACCACTTCAGCCTTTGTCTGTTTAAGTTGTTCGATAAGTTCCTGTACAGCCTTTTCATTGGGAAGCACCGGTTTTTCACCCTTCCAGGATACCAATTGAGCAGTAAATGCTGACTTTCCCTTTTTAAAATCCGCATCGAGGGTCCAGTATTCTTCGGGAATAAAGGATTCTACTTCCCGTTCCCGGTCACAAATGAGACGCAGGGCTACCGACTGGACCCGGCCTGCAGAAAGTCCATTTTTCACCTTTTTCCAGAGGAGGGGCGAAAGATTGTAGCCTACCAGGCGGTCTAAAACCCGCCGGGCTTTTTGAGCATTGACGAGGGCTTCGTTAATATCCGCAGGCTTGTTTACCGCTTCCTTAATTGCAAGGGGAGTAATTTCATTAAAAACAATACGCTTTATGGGAGTAGATTCAGCTTTTTCTTGAATTGCATTCTGCAGATGATAGGCAATTGCCTCTCCTTCCCGGTCATTATCACTGGCGAGGAGGACCATTTCTGCCTTCTTTGCATCCCCCTGGAGTTCTTTGAGCAGTTTGGCCCTGCCCCGAACGGTGATATATTCGGGCTCAAAGTCATGATCCACATCAATGGCCAGCCGGGATTTTGGAAGGTCAATCAGGTGGCCCATGGAAGCCTTGACCATGTATTCTGTTCCCAAATACTTTTCTATGGTTTTAGCCTTCGCTGGAGATTCAACAATAACCAGGGTCTTCTTTTTATCTTGCTTTTTCTTTGTTCCTGCTGCCATTATTCACTCCTCAACTGCAGATACATTCATCATTTGAGACCACGCTGAAAAAAGCCGCTGTACCGTATCAATATAAGGGGCCCCTTGTTCAGTTAGGTTCCTGCCACCCCCACCACGGGGACTAGTACGACACACGGAGCCAACCAAAACATCCCTGCCCTGATCCAGAGCATACTGGGCAGTGATAAGCGAACCTGAATGTTCAGGTGCTTCTACCACAATAGTTGCTCTTCCCAATGCAGCAATGATGCGGTTTCGAGCCGGAAAATGCCACTTATAGGGAGGAATGCCGGGAGCATATTCGCTCAATAAGCATCCGCCTGTTTCTAATATTCTGAGTGCTAAAGGCCGATTAGAAACAGGATACACCGAATCGAGGCCATTACCTAAAACAGCCACGGTCTTACCCCCTCCCTCCACATTACCTCGATGCGCCATACTATCAATCCCCCGGGCTAACCCAGAGACAACAGGAATGCCCGCATTTCCCAGTTCATAGCCGAAACGATAGGCCTGGGTCCGGCCTGCACCGGTGGGATTTCTGGTACCGACAACGGCAACCATAAACTGCTCGGGATCAGGAAGCACCCCACGGTAATACAAAAGCAACGGAGGATCGGTCAATTCCCGGAGCAGAGGCGGATAGCCAGGACAGCCATAGGAAACTGCAAAAATAGATCGTCTACGGGCCATTTCAAGCTGGTTCTTCGCCTGTTCCAATTCCTGTTCTGGATTCCACCGGGTTATTTGAACCGGCCTTCCAATAAAGTCCTCTATCTGATGAATAGATAAAGAAATAAATCCTCCAATAGTCCCAAGACGATTAAACAGATCTAACTGTTCCTTTTTTTGGAGGAAACTCAGATTTGCTATGCCCTGGGCTAGAAGGAGACTATCATTCATATAATTGTTCCAAAATTATTTTTTTGTTGTTCTCTGCTTCGGACTTTTTCGAGGTATCCCTAGTGATAGCTATAATGCGGTCATAAAGGGACAAAGCCTCTTTTAAGTCACCGGTCATGTAATAGGCTCGAGCTAGAATGAACATGGCATCCACATCCCGGGTCTGTAGTTCTAGATACCGTTTTAAATGGGGAATGGCAGCTTCAGGACGATTTAATTCAAAGACATAAAGAACCCCAATAGCGTACCGAGGACGAGCATAGTTGGTATCTAATTCAATAGCCCGTAAATGAGCGGCTTCTGCTTGGGAAAAATAGCTTTCCTTTTCTTTACCATAGGTAGATTTCGCTAAGATTGATGACGAAAGTCCAAACAGATAATGCAACGTTGCATCCTCAGGTTGGAGACGAATCGCTTCTTTAAGTGTTTCAAGAGCCTCACCATATAGTTTTCTGTCCATGAGCCGGACAGAGAGGATCTTCCAGTAGATGCCAATTTGAGCAACATCCCGGGCATACATCTCGATTCGGTCCCCATAGACAGTTATTGCTTTTTTTAATCCCTCTATAGTTTCAGGTGGTGCGCCTCCGTTTCCCATCTCAGCAATACGCACTGCAAGGGCACCCCAGCTTGCATTTCTTCTGATTATATAGCCCCCAACAGCAACAGTAACAATAACAACTAATATAAGAACCACAATCCATGACTTTTTCATTCTGTATACCCCCGAAGCCTCGGAACAAAACGACGATGCTGTTCCCGAAGCACCGTGTTATCCACATGAGTATAAATCTGGGTAGTTGTTAAATCTGCATGCCCTAAAAGTTCCTGTACAGAACGCAAATCCGCCCCCCCAGCCAGCAATTCTGTAGCAAAACTATGTCGTAACACGTGCACTTTAGAACTGATGCCAAGAACTGACGCGAATTGGGCATAGTTTTTCCAGATACCTTTCCGTGATAACCGCTTACCTCTACGGCTTAGAAAAAGGGCTCGGCTTTTAATGTGGCGGGCTAAAGCCGGACGAGCTTCAGTCATATAACGCTTCAGCCAGGAATCCGCCTCAGGCCCAAAAGGAATAAGCCGCTCCTTATTTCCCTTCCCCACTACTCTGATAAGAGATTCAGAAAAATAGACATCCTGTACGTCAAGGTGTACGGCTTCAGAAATCCTAAGTCCACAGGAATATACGAGCTCAAACAAAGCTCTATCGCGTATGCCCTGTGGTGTATCCAGAGAAATACTTGAGAGCAGGGTCTCGATGGTCTCTCGTGAAAGAACCTTGGGAATCCGTTGAGGCTTCCGGGGAGATTCGAGTAATAAAGCAGGATTATCCTGTCTTAGACCTTGATCAAGGAGAAAACGGAAAAATGAACGTAAAGCTGAAATGGCCTTAGCTACTGATCGAGAATCCAAAGCCTGAACATCACGGCGAAATTCAAGATAACGCTGTAGGATTTGTACATCCAATGTGAGAATATTTTGTTCTTCTTGAATCGCCCATTCAAGAAGACGACTAATCTCTGCCTCATAGGTTTCAGCCGTAAGGGGGGCCCTGTGTTCAATTGCGAGTAACCGTGAATGATAGGCAGATAGGATATGTTCCAGTTCCATGAATCAGGAGGTCCTTTTTATTTATCCACTGTAGTCTTATCAGGCCCTAATAGTTCCTGAGTAAATTTCCGCCCCCTAATAACTGTCGGAATTTCTAAATCATCATCACCGATATTTCTATGACTTAAAAATTCGGTACTTTTCTTTGCTGTCATTGTTTGCCATTCATCAAAACGAATAAAATCACTATCAATATTATGTTTTTTTTCAGAAACAGTTGTAGGATGAACAGTCTCTCTAGTTGAAGTATTAAACCCTGTTGCAATGACTGTTACCTGAACCTTATCTTGAAAAGATGGTTCTTCAGCCATCCCAGAAATAATAATGGCATTTTCATCCGCATTAGCAGTTATAATGTGTATAATTTCTTTATATTCTTCTAGGGAAAGATCAGGACCACCAGTTACATTAACTAAAATCCGCTGAGATCCTTCTATCCGAGAATCTTCAAGAAGGGGATTATTAATTGCATTAGTAGCAGCATCTACCGCTTTATTTTCACCGGTTCCAACACCAATTCCCATTAAGGCATCACCTTGACCTTCCATTGTGGTCCGAACATCTGCAAAATCAATATTTATTGTTCCTGGAATGGTTATAAGATCAGAAATTCCTTGAACCCCCTGGCGTAATACATCGTCGGCTATAAGAAAAGCTGTTTTTATCGACGTCTTTTTATCAACAATTTTAAGAAGATGCTGATTAGGAATTACAATAAGGGTATCTACGGCTTCACGCATTTTGGCAATCCCCTCTTCAGCAAGACGCATTTTATATTTTCCCTCGAATTCAAAAGGTTTGGTAACAACACCTACTGTGAGGGCTCCTAAGTCCTTTGCAATTGATGCAATAACGGGAGCTGCACCAGTACCGGTTCCACCACCCATCCCGGCAGTGATAAAAACCATATCAGCACCTTTAAGGGCATTAGCGATCATATCACGATCTTCCAATGCGGCTTTTTCTCCAATTTCTGGTTTTCCTCCAGCTCCAAGACCACTGGTTAATTTGGAACCAATCGGTAATTTAACCGGAGCATTGGAAAGTTCTAGAACCTGTAAGTCCGTATTAGCTGCAATAAACTGAACATTTTTAAGCCCGCACTCAATCATTCGGTTCACCGCGTTAGATCCACCCCCACCAGCACCGATCACTTTTATAATCGTAGGATTCGGGCCGCTTGTTCGTTCTTCCAGCACCTCAATATTCATATTCCCCCCCAAACCGCTTGTATTTTCTCCGGTCCTTCCCGGATATTCTATAGTTTAGAAAAACTCCTTTTTAAGCCATTCTGCTAGCTTAGAAACTAAGGATCCCTGAGAACGATCTCGGTTCCGCGTTTCTCCTCGTTCTGAATGAGACATGACTTCTCGGTCTGCTCCTTCCAGCACTAAACCAACAGCCGTTGCATAGGTAGGATTCCGATATTCTTCTACAAGACCACCAACAGAAAGAGGCACCCCAACACGAACCGGTACATTAAAAATATGAGCAGCAAGTTCAGCAACACCAACTAACTGGGATCCGCCACCAGTAAGAACAATCCCTCCTGCTAAGGGTCGTATAAGATTGAGTTTATCGATTTTTTCTTTCGCCAAATGGAATATTTCTTCAATCCTTGGTTGGATTATCCGCAATATCTGTATCCTTGGGATAGATACCGGTGGTCTGCCACCAACCCCTGGAACAAGAACATCCTCTTCACTATCGAGAAGCGCTTCCCAACAACAACCAGCCTGAATCTTTATTTTTTCAGCTGATTCAAAGGATATATTTTTTAAGATCGAAATATCACTGGTAACCTGGGAACCACCAACGGGGATGGTAGCCGTATAGTATGGGGCTCCTTCAGAGTACACCAGAATATCCGTAGTTCCCCCGCCAAGATCGATGAGCACAACCCCCAATTCTTTTTCTTCCGGGGTTAAAACAGCCCTGCCTGCGGCGAGAGATTGGAGTATTAAATCCTGGACCCGAAAGCCAGCCCGGTTTACACATTTCACCAGGTTCTGTGCTGAGGTTACGGAACCGGTAATGATATGGACTTCCGCTTCCAGACGGACCCCAATCATATCCAGGGGATTTCGTATTCCCTTCTGGTCATCCACAATATAGGTCTGAGGAATGACATGGAGCACCTGTCGGTCCATGGGAATAACTACTGCCCGTGCAGCCTCAATCACCCGGTCAATATCAGCCTGAGCAATTTCACGGGTTTCCCTGTTTTTGCCGGTCACTGCGACAACCCCGCGGGAATTGATACCTTCTATGTGGCTGCCCCCAATACCGGTATAACAGGCATGGACCTCCCTACCGCTCATCATTTCTGCCGATTCAATGGCCGCGGCTACCGACCGCAGGGTGGCTTCTATGTTGACGACCACACCCTTACGCAGTCCTGTGGACGGACTGGTTCCGATACCGGTTATCTCGAGAGTACCATATTCATTTCGTTCGCCGATTATGGCGCATACCTTGGTCGTCCCAATATCGAGTCCGACTACCAAACCTTCGCTAGCCAGAGGATGCCTCCTTGGTCCGATACGAAATGGTACCGGTCCGGAAATCAATTTCATCCGTTTGAATGCCCCTGGATGCAAGGACATCCAGAACCAGCATCATATACCGAAGCACGTCTTCATTCAACTCTGAACCAAGCCTCACCCTTCCCATATAGTTTGATGGATAGACAATCAGTTCATAACCGCCATAGGCTTTTTGCTGCAAACGAACTTCAGAAATAGTCTGCAGTAGGGCAGGATTGGTTTTTTCTACCATTTCCAACGAAGCAAAAAAGTTTTTAAGATGTACCGGCAATTTCATGCCCGGCACAACCTGGTCGAACACCAGGCCTGATATAAGGGGTAATGCCCCATGATGAGCCCCACCAATCTTAAAGACTACACCCTCTCTATCAATATAAATGGGAACCAGCTTGTCTGAGACCTTTGCGAGAGAAATTGCAACTGCTGTCCGCTCTTTAAGAACTATATCTACCGAATTGGGAAAATGCTTGGTAATGGCAACTGATTCCACCAAAGGAATTGAAGACAGGGACTGAGAAACCTTATCTGAATTCAACGTGATATAACTCATCGATTCATCAATACCGGCAATACGTAATAAGGCATCCCGTGAATATCCCTGAATTGTGGTAATACGAACCTCATTCAGGGGTAAACATGGTACTATACAGAATTGATAGATCAATTCCATACCCAGAAGCAATGCAAAAATCAAGGTAACCCGTTTTAAAACTACCTCTTTTTGGGATTGGGAACGAGTTTCAGATTCTAGGGTCACATAGTCATCCAGAAACAAAAAACCATCAGACATGGACATCCTCCATTTGCTCAATTCTGCGAGAACCATTTACTAAAAAACCCGTTGCGGCCAGCATCATAGCCAAAGAAGAACCACCAGCAGAAAAGAATGGTAATGGAACTCCTGTAGCGGGGACTACACCTGCTACAACTGCCACATTTAGTATCATTTGAGACACCAGCATGGTGGTAATCCCAAATAAGAGCAATCGTACAAAAATAGTATTACCCTGTGATGCAATCCGGAAACTGCGAATCATAAAAAAGATAATAATTATGAAGAATAGGGAAACTCCAACAAAACCAACCTCTTCGGCAAAGGAAGAAAAAATAAAATCCGATTGAATTTCCGGGACACTCGCTATTTTACGCTGACCTTGCCCAATTCCCTTACCCCAAAACCCTCCAGACATAATAGTAAGCACAGAGGCACGAACTTGATATCCTGCCCCTAAGGGATCCCATTCGGGCTGCATAAAATTGATGAGCCGGCTTAAACGATGTTCTTTCGATAAAATCATAAGAGCCAAGAACGGCGCCGACATGACTGCAAGGCCAATAAAATAACGGAAACGGACCCCTGCCAGGAAAAAAAGCACCATAGCATTGATAAATAAAAACGAAGCGGTTGAAAAATTATTCTGTAAGTAGATAACTACAAAGAACAATAACACCATGATGGTAAGTGGAATGGTTGTCCCCTTAAGTTCATACAGCCTATCCCTTTTTTTATCAAACATATGGGCTAAATATAGTGGCATAATTATTTTTGCAAGTTCCGAAGGCTGAAAAGAGAAATAACCTAGATTAATCCAGCGATTCGCCCCATTTTTTGTAATTCCTATACCTGGAATAAGGGGTAATATACAGAGAAACAGGGTGCCTAGTACTAATGGCATAATATATCTTCGAATAACTTCTAAATTTATTCTGGATGTAATCATAAACAACACAAAACCAGGAATCACAAACAAAAGCTGGCGACGAATAAAGTAGCTGCTATCATTAAACAACCTCTGTGCATAGGCATAGCTTGCAGAATAGAGTGTTACAAGCCCTATGCCAAGAATGAGGAAGATAATACTCACCAACCATGG harbors:
- a CDS encoding tetratricopeptide repeat protein; the protein is MKKSWIVVLILVVIVTVAVGGYIIRRNASWGALAVRIAEMGNGGAPPETIEGLKKAITVYGDRIEMYARDVAQIGIYWKILSVRLMDRKLYGEALETLKEAIRLQPEDATLHYLFGLSSSILAKSTYGKEKESYFSQAEAAHLRAIELDTNYARPRYAIGVLYVFELNRPEAAIPHLKRYLELQTRDVDAMFILARAYYMTGDLKEALSLYDRIIAITRDTSKKSEAENNKKIILEQLYE
- a CDS encoding cell division protein FtsQ/DivIB, with the translated sequence MSDGFLFLDDYVTLESETRSQSQKEVVLKRVTLIFALLLGMELIYQFCIVPCLPLNEVRITTIQGYSRDALLRIAGIDESMSYITLNSDKVSQSLSSIPLVESVAITKHFPNSVDIVLKERTAVAISLAKVSDKLVPIYIDREGVVFKIGGAHHGALPLISGLVFDQVVPGMKLPVHLKNFFASLEMVEKTNPALLQTISEVRLQQKAYGGYELIVYPSNYMGRVRLGSELNEDVLRYMMLVLDVLASRGIQTDEIDFRTGTISYRTKEASSG
- the dprA gene encoding DNA-processing protein DprA; this translates as MNDSLLLAQGIANLSFLQKKEQLDLFNRLGTIGGFISLSIHQIEDFIGRPVQITRWNPEQELEQAKNQLEMARRRSIFAVSYGCPGYPPLLRELTDPPLLLYYRGVLPDPEQFMVAVVGTRNPTGAGRTQAYRFGYELGNAGIPVVSGLARGIDSMAHRGNVEGGGKTVAVLGNGLDSVYPVSNRPLALRILETGGCLLSEYAPGIPPYKWHFPARNRIIAALGRATIVVEAPEHSGSLITAQYALDQGRDVLVGSVCRTSPRGGGGRNLTEQGAPYIDTVQRLFSAWSQMMNVSAVEE
- the ftsW gene encoding putative lipid II flippase FtsW translates to MNNNNLGMEWAGTKKQSDPWLVSIIFLILGIGLVTLYSASYAYAQRLFNDSSYFIRRQLLFVIPGFVLFMITSRINLEVIRRYIMPLVLGTLFLCILPLIPGIGITKNGANRWINLGYFSFQPSELAKIIMPLYLAHMFDKKRDRLYELKGTTIPLTIMVLLFFVVIYLQNNFSTASFLFINAMVLFFLAGVRFRYFIGLAVMSAPFLALMILSKEHRLSRLINFMQPEWDPLGAGYQVRASVLTIMSGGFWGKGIGQGQRKIASVPEIQSDFIFSSFAEEVGFVGVSLFFIIIIFFMIRSFRIASQGNTIFVRLLLFGITTMLVSQMILNVAVVAGVVPATGVPLPFFSAGGSSLAMMLAATGFLVNGSRRIEQMEDVHV
- the ftsA gene encoding cell division protein FtsA produces the protein MASEGLVVGLDIGTTKVCAIIGERNEYGTLEITGIGTSPSTGLRKGVVVNIEATLRSVAAAIESAEMMSGREVHACYTGIGGSHIEGINSRGVVAVTGKNRETREIAQADIDRVIEAARAVVIPMDRQVLHVIPQTYIVDDQKGIRNPLDMIGVRLEAEVHIITGSVTSAQNLVKCVNRAGFRVQDLILQSLAAGRAVLTPEEKELGVVLIDLGGGTTDILVYSEGAPYYTATIPVGGSQVTSDISILKNISFESAEKIKIQAGCCWEALLDSEEDVLVPGVGGRPPVSIPRIQILRIIQPRIEEIFHLAKEKIDKLNLIRPLAGGIVLTGGGSQLVGVAELAAHIFNVPVRVGVPLSVGGLVEEYRNPTYATAVGLVLEGADREVMSHSERGETRNRDRSQGSLVSKLAEWLKKEFF
- the ftsZ gene encoding cell division protein FtsZ, with translation MNIEVLEERTSGPNPTIIKVIGAGGGGSNAVNRMIECGLKNVQFIAANTDLQVLELSNAPVKLPIGSKLTSGLGAGGKPEIGEKAALEDRDMIANALKGADMVFITAGMGGGTGTGAAPVIASIAKDLGALTVGVVTKPFEFEGKYKMRLAEEGIAKMREAVDTLIVIPNQHLLKIVDKKTSIKTAFLIADDVLRQGVQGISDLITIPGTINIDFADVRTTMEGQGDALMGIGVGTGENKAVDAATNAINNPLLEDSRIEGSQRILVNVTGGPDLSLEEYKEIIHIITANADENAIIISGMAEEPSFQDKVQVTVIATGFNTSTRETVHPTTVSEKKHNIDSDFIRFDEWQTMTAKKSTEFLSHRNIGDDDLEIPTVIRGRKFTQELLGPDKTTVDK
- a CDS encoding tyrosine recombinase, producing MELEHILSAYHSRLLAIEHRAPLTAETYEAEISRLLEWAIQEEQNILTLDVQILQRYLEFRRDVQALDSRSVAKAISALRSFFRFLLDQGLRQDNPALLLESPRKPQRIPKVLSRETIETLLSSISLDTPQGIRDRALFELVYSCGLRISEAVHLDVQDVYFSESLIRVVGKGNKERLIPFGPEADSWLKRYMTEARPALARHIKSRALFLSRRGKRLSRKGIWKNYAQFASVLGISSKVHVLRHSFATELLAGGADLRSVQELLGHADLTTTQIYTHVDNTVLREQHRRFVPRLRGYTE
- the topA gene encoding type I DNA topoisomerase; the encoded protein is MAAGTKKKQDKKKTLVIVESPAKAKTIEKYLGTEYMVKASMGHLIDLPKSRLAIDVDHDFEPEYITVRGRAKLLKELQGDAKKAEMVLLASDNDREGEAIAYHLQNAIQEKAESTPIKRIVFNEITPLAIKEAVNKPADINEALVNAQKARRVLDRLVGYNLSPLLWKKVKNGLSAGRVQSVALRLICDREREVESFIPEEYWTLDADFKKGKSAFTAQLVSWKGEKPVLPNEKAVQELIEQLKQTKAEVVDRKESEKTIRPKPPFTTSKLQQAAANRLGFTSKKTMQIAQQLYEGVNIGSSRVGLITYMRTDSVRISQAALTDVRNWIAEHYPKDLPQEAISYSVEKKAQDAHEAIRPTYVTYTPDAVKEYLTRDQLKLYTIIWERFVSSQMNPARSKTISLDIACGDGIFRISGSKLIEKGFYRVIKVLTSKEEKDTSLPEVSIGEQLEIVKFYPEQHFTQGPSRYTDATIVKTLEEKGIGRPSTYAPIISVLLERYYVSRSNKQLVPTMLGRMISDMLVEYFPNVVDVGFTATMESKLDQVEENKVSWPQMIREFYDPFSKRVQEVQQTLESYKGSLDEKTEFTCELCGKPMVKKLGRFGYFLACSGFPECKNTKSIPLAKCPRPGCTGDIVARKNKGRGKEFYGCTRYPECDFITHYKPLSINCPKCGWFLVEKYDKQNGTHKACINPDCDYLHSAEDEAGSEHDGED